Proteins co-encoded in one Klebsiella michiganensis genomic window:
- a CDS encoding anti-RNA polymerase sigma 70 factor (binds specifically to the major sigma factor sigma 70; active in stationary phase) produces the protein MLNQLANLTERVGGSNELVDHWLQARKHLLVAYYNMVGIKPNKESHTALDEKALDNFCHGLVDYLSSGHFSIYERIIGNLEGSSPLLSAAQLYPQLEANTQQIMDLYDSHLENAIDRDSWVEFQQALSEIGECLESRFTLEDKLVLLAIDNNLDGSASDPAGLASPA, from the coding sequence ATGCTGAACCAGTTAGCCAATCTGACTGAGCGCGTTGGTGGTAGTAATGAGTTAGTTGACCATTGGCTGCAGGCCCGTAAACACCTGTTGGTTGCCTATTACAACATGGTCGGGATCAAGCCTAACAAGGAATCGCACACCGCGCTCGACGAAAAAGCGTTAGACAACTTTTGTCACGGTCTGGTGGATTACCTCTCTTCCGGTCATTTCAGTATCTACGAACGAATCATCGGCAACCTGGAAGGTAGCAGCCCACTGCTAAGTGCAGCACAGCTCTACCCTCAACTGGAAGCTAATACCCAGCAAATCATGGACCTCTACGACTCTCACCTGGAAAACGCCATTGACCGCGACAGCTGGGTCGAATTTCAGCAGGCGCTGTCGGAGATTGGCGAGTGCCTGGAGTCCCGCTTCACCCTTGAGGATAAGCTAGTCCTCCTGGCCATCGATAACAACCTTGACGGCAGCGCCAGCGATCCCGCCGGGCTGGCAAGTCCAGCTTGA
- the hemE gene encoding uroporphyrinogen decarboxylase (catalyzes the formation of coproporphyrinogen from uroporphyrinogen III) — protein sequence MTELKNDRYLRALQRLPVDITPVWMMRQAGRYLPEYKATRAQAGDFMSLCKNAELACEVTLQPLRRYALDAAILFSDILTIPDAMGLGLYFEAGEGPRFSSPIKSLADVQKLPVPDPEGELAYVMNAVRTIRRELKGEVPLIGFSGSPWTLATYMVEGGSSKAFTVIKKMMFAEPKALHLLLDKLAQSVTLYLNAQIRAGAQSVMIFDTWGGVLSGRDYKEFSLYYMHKIVDGLLRENEGRRVPVTLFTKGGGQWLEAMAETGCDALGLDWTTDIADARRRVGHKVALQGNMDPSMLYAPPARIEEEVATILAGFGQGEGHVFNLGHGIHQDVPPEHAGVFVESVHRLSAQYHRA from the coding sequence ATGACTGAACTGAAGAACGATCGTTACCTGCGCGCCCTGCAGCGCTTGCCGGTAGATATCACCCCTGTGTGGATGATGCGCCAGGCCGGGCGTTATTTACCAGAATACAAGGCAACGCGTGCTCAGGCGGGTGACTTCATGTCGCTGTGCAAAAACGCCGAGCTGGCCTGCGAAGTCACCCTGCAACCGCTGCGCCGCTATGCGCTGGATGCGGCGATCCTCTTCTCGGACATTCTGACCATTCCGGACGCGATGGGGCTTGGGCTGTACTTTGAAGCTGGCGAAGGCCCGCGCTTTAGCTCCCCCATTAAAAGCCTGGCCGATGTTCAAAAACTGCCGGTTCCCGATCCGGAAGGCGAGCTGGCTTACGTGATGAACGCGGTGCGCACCATTCGCCGCGAGCTGAAGGGGGAAGTGCCGCTGATTGGCTTCTCCGGCAGCCCGTGGACGCTGGCAACCTATATGGTGGAAGGCGGCAGCAGCAAAGCCTTCACCGTAATTAAGAAAATGATGTTTGCCGAGCCGAAGGCGCTGCACCTGTTGCTGGATAAACTGGCCCAGAGCGTGACGCTGTACCTGAACGCGCAAATTCGTGCGGGCGCGCAGTCGGTCATGATCTTTGACACCTGGGGCGGCGTGCTGAGCGGGCGTGATTACAAAGAGTTCTCACTCTACTACATGCACAAAATCGTCGATGGTTTGCTGCGTGAAAATGAGGGCCGTCGCGTGCCGGTGACGCTGTTCACCAAAGGCGGTGGGCAGTGGCTGGAAGCGATGGCGGAAACCGGCTGCGACGCGCTGGGCCTCGACTGGACGACGGACATCGCGGACGCCCGTCGTCGCGTAGGGCATAAGGTTGCGCTGCAGGGCAACATGGACCCTTCTATGCTTTATGCTCCGCCGGCACGTATCGAGGAAGAAGTTGCCACCATTCTGGCTGGTTTCGGCCAGGGAGAAGGGCACGTCTTTAACCTCGGGCACGGTATTCACCAGGACGTGCCGCCGGAACATGCGGGGGTCTTTGTGGAATCAGTGCATCGCCTGTCCGCGCAATACCACCGCGCTTAA
- a CDS encoding membrane protein, producing the protein MNSFNRGAFTPLLSVWRPLLALAGALVLTACSSNKLPPFTATGYVADQGVVRIWRKDNADESTHILTAFSPWQHGATTTGEYRWQGDKLTFIELNIQGKQPEHVKVRFDDHGELSFMQREVNSQKQQLSNDQVALYQFNANRIRETSEALRIGHVVLRQGRWHQNGTVTTCEGETLSPKLDSASLSHIARRQSHSSLDVSIAWLEAPEGSQLLLVANQNFCSWQPKPGDF; encoded by the coding sequence GTGAACAGTTTTAACAGAGGGGCGTTTACGCCCCTTTTGTCCGTCTGGCGTCCGCTACTGGCGCTGGCGGGTGCACTGGTGCTCACGGCATGCAGCAGCAATAAACTCCCTCCTTTTACCGCTACCGGTTATGTTGCCGATCAGGGCGTGGTGCGCATCTGGCGAAAAGACAATGCCGATGAGTCCACCCACATACTTACCGCATTTAGTCCGTGGCAGCACGGCGCAACCACCACCGGTGAATACCGCTGGCAGGGCGACAAACTGACCTTTATCGAACTCAATATTCAGGGCAAGCAGCCGGAGCATGTCAAAGTCCGCTTTGATGACCACGGCGAACTAAGCTTTATGCAGCGGGAAGTGAATAGCCAGAAGCAGCAGCTTTCTAACGATCAGGTGGCTTTGTACCAGTTCAACGCCAATCGTATTCGTGAGACCAGCGAAGCGCTGCGCATTGGCCACGTTGTGCTGCGCCAGGGGCGCTGGCACCAGAACGGCACGGTAACGACCTGCGAAGGTGAAACGTTATCACCGAAGCTTGATAGCGCCTCCCTGAGCCATATAGCTCGCCGCCAGAGCCACTCATCCCTCGACGTCAGCATTGCCTGGCTGGAAGCCCCGGAAGGCTCACAGCTGTTGCTGGTGGCGAACCAGAACTTCTGCAGCTGGCAGCCTAAGCCTGGCGATTTCTAG
- a CDS encoding phosphoribosylamine--glycine ligase (catalyzes the formation of N(1)-(5-phospho-D-ribosyl)glycinamide from 5-phospho-D-ribosylamine and glycine in purine biosynthesis) — MKVLVIGNGGREHALAWKAAQSPLVQTVFVAPGNAGTALEPALQNVAISATDIQALLSFAQNEKIDLTIVGPEAPLVIGVVDAFRAAGLKIFGPTEGAAQLEGSKAFTKDFLARHNIPTAEYQNFTDVEPALAYLREKGAPIVIKADGLAAGKGVIVAMTLEEAEAAVNDMLAGNAFGDAGHRIVIEEFLDGEEASFIVMVDGEHVLPMATSQDHKRVGDGDTGPNTGGMGAYSPAPVVTDEVHQRTMERVIWPTVRGMAAEGNTYTGFLYAGLMIDKQGNPKVIEFNCRFGDPETQPIMLRLQSDLVELCLAACDGKLDEKDSKWDERPALGIVLAAGGYPADYRNGDVIHGLPLEEVADGKVFHAGTKLSEDDRVLTNGGRVLCVTALGETVAKAQQRALELKKDIHWDGSFSRTDIGYRAIARENVK, encoded by the coding sequence ATGAAAGTTTTAGTTATTGGTAACGGCGGGCGCGAGCACGCGCTGGCCTGGAAAGCGGCCCAATCACCTTTAGTGCAGACAGTATTTGTTGCACCAGGCAATGCGGGTACCGCACTGGAGCCTGCGCTGCAGAATGTGGCTATCAGCGCGACTGATATTCAAGCCTTGCTAAGTTTTGCGCAGAACGAAAAAATCGACTTAACCATCGTTGGCCCGGAAGCACCGCTGGTGATTGGCGTGGTGGATGCTTTTCGCGCCGCTGGCCTGAAGATCTTCGGGCCAACCGAAGGCGCCGCACAGCTGGAAGGCTCGAAGGCTTTTACCAAAGACTTCCTGGCTCGCCACAATATCCCAACTGCGGAATACCAGAACTTCACCGACGTTGAGCCTGCGCTGGCTTACCTGCGCGAGAAAGGGGCGCCCATCGTAATTAAGGCCGATGGCTTGGCCGCAGGCAAAGGCGTCATTGTTGCGATGACGCTGGAAGAGGCTGAAGCTGCCGTCAATGACATGCTGGCCGGGAACGCGTTTGGCGATGCGGGTCACCGCATTGTTATTGAAGAGTTCCTCGACGGCGAAGAAGCCAGCTTTATTGTGATGGTTGATGGCGAACATGTACTACCGATGGCCACCAGCCAGGATCATAAGCGCGTTGGCGACGGCGATACAGGCCCGAACACCGGCGGCATGGGCGCTTACTCTCCCGCCCCGGTTGTGACCGACGAAGTCCATCAGCGCACCATGGAGCGCGTGATTTGGCCTACCGTACGCGGTATGGCTGCCGAGGGTAATACCTACACGGGCTTCCTGTACGCCGGGCTAATGATTGACAAGCAGGGCAATCCGAAGGTGATTGAGTTCAACTGCCGCTTTGGTGACCCGGAAACCCAGCCCATCATGCTGCGCCTGCAGTCAGACCTGGTCGAGCTGTGCCTCGCCGCCTGTGACGGCAAACTTGATGAGAAAGACTCTAAGTGGGATGAACGTCCGGCCCTGGGCATCGTGCTAGCGGCGGGCGGATATCCGGCCGATTATCGCAACGGCGACGTTATCCACGGCCTGCCGCTGGAAGAAGTGGCCGATGGCAAGGTCTTCCACGCAGGGACTAAGCTCAGTGAAGATGACCGCGTGCTCACCAACGGCGGGCGCGTACTATGCGTGACTGCGTTAGGAGAGACGGTTGCCAAAGCTCAACAGCGCGCGCTGGAGCTGAAAAAAGATATTCACTGGGATGGTAGCTTCAGCCGCACGGATATCGGTTATCGTGCCATTGCGCGTGAAAACGTGAAGTAA
- the purH gene encoding phosphoribosylaminoimidazolecarboxamide formyltransferase (involved in de novo purine biosynthesis): MSQRRPVRRALLSVSDKAGIVEFAQALSQRGVELLSTGGTARLLAEANLPVTEVSDYTGFPEMMDGRVKTLHPKVHGGILGRRGQDDAIMAEHAISPIDMVVVNLYPFAQTVAREGCSLEDAVENIDIGGPTMVRSAAKNHKDVAIVVKSSDYQAIVAELDANEGSLTLETRFDLAIKAFEHTAAYDSMIANYFGSLVPAYHGESKDPAGRFPRTLNLNFIKKQDMRYGENSHQQAAFYIEEEIKEASVATATQVQGKALSYNNIADTDAALECVKEFDEPACVIVKHANPCGVAVSGTVLEAYNLAYKTDPTSAFGGIIAFNRELDAETAQAIISRQFVEVIIAPSASEEALKVTAAKQNVRVLVCGQWQKRAPGLDFKRVNGGLLVQDRDLGMVTAGDLRVVTKRQPTEQELHDALFCWKVAKFVKSNAIVYARDNMTIGIGAGQMSRVYSAKIAGIKASDEGLEVKGSAMASDAFFPFRDGIDAAAEAGVSCVIQPGGSIRDDEVIAAADEHGIAMIFTDMRHFRH, translated from the coding sequence ATGTCACAACGTCGTCCTGTACGCCGCGCACTGCTCAGTGTTTCTGACAAAGCCGGTATCGTCGAATTCGCTCAGGCCCTCTCCCAGCGTGGAGTGGAGCTGCTGTCCACCGGCGGAACCGCTCGCCTGCTGGCTGAAGCAAACCTGCCGGTAACCGAAGTCTCCGACTACACCGGTTTTCCAGAGATGATGGACGGACGCGTCAAAACGCTGCACCCGAAAGTTCACGGCGGCATTCTGGGCCGTCGCGGTCAGGACGATGCCATTATGGCGGAGCACGCCATCTCTCCTATTGATATGGTCGTCGTTAACCTTTATCCGTTTGCCCAGACCGTTGCCCGCGAAGGCTGCTCTTTAGAAGATGCGGTTGAGAACATCGATATCGGCGGTCCAACCATGGTTCGCTCCGCAGCCAAGAACCATAAAGATGTCGCGATCGTAGTAAAAAGCAGTGACTACCAGGCGATCGTTGCCGAGCTGGACGCTAACGAAGGATCCCTGACGCTGGAAACCCGCTTCGATCTGGCGATCAAGGCGTTCGAGCATACCGCCGCATACGACAGCATGATCGCTAACTACTTCGGTAGTCTGGTCCCGGCTTACCATGGCGAAAGCAAGGATCCTGCCGGCCGCTTCCCACGCACGCTGAATCTGAACTTCATTAAGAAGCAGGATATGCGCTATGGCGAAAACAGCCACCAGCAGGCAGCCTTCTATATAGAAGAAGAAATTAAAGAAGCGTCCGTGGCAACCGCGACCCAGGTTCAGGGCAAAGCGCTCTCCTATAACAATATTGCGGATACCGATGCGGCACTGGAGTGCGTGAAAGAGTTCGACGAACCGGCCTGCGTTATCGTTAAGCACGCCAACCCTTGCGGCGTGGCCGTCAGTGGTACCGTGCTCGAAGCCTATAACCTGGCTTATAAAACCGATCCAACCTCTGCCTTCGGCGGCATTATCGCGTTCAACCGTGAGCTGGATGCAGAAACTGCACAGGCCATTATTTCCCGGCAGTTCGTCGAGGTAATTATCGCCCCTTCCGCTAGCGAAGAAGCACTGAAGGTAACCGCGGCCAAACAGAACGTTCGCGTCCTGGTTTGCGGCCAGTGGCAGAAACGTGCCCCGGGCCTTGATTTCAAACGAGTGAACGGCGGCCTGCTGGTTCAGGATCGCGATTTAGGTATGGTTACCGCGGGCGACCTGCGCGTGGTGACTAAACGCCAGCCGACAGAGCAAGAACTGCATGACGCACTATTCTGCTGGAAAGTGGCGAAGTTCGTTAAATCCAACGCCATCGTTTATGCCCGCGACAATATGACCATCGGGATAGGTGCTGGCCAGATGAGCCGCGTCTACTCCGCCAAAATTGCCGGGATCAAGGCCAGCGACGAAGGACTGGAAGTGAAAGGCTCTGCCATGGCTTCTGATGCCTTCTTCCCGTTCCGTGATGGCATTGATGCCGCAGCCGAAGCTGGCGTGAGCTGCGTTATCCAGCCGGGCGGTTCTATCCGTGATGATGAAGTCATTGCCGCCGCCGACGAGCATGGGATCGCGATGATCTTCACCGATATGCGCCACTTCCGCCATTAA
- a CDS encoding thiamine biosynthesis protein ThiC (catalyzes the formation of 4-amino-2-methyl-5-phosphomethylpyrimidine from 5-amino-1-(5-phospho-D-ribosyl)imidazole and S-adenosyl-L-methionine in thiamine biosynthesis), with translation MSASEKKSGRREQRAAAQHFINTLEGTAFPNSRRIYLTGSREDIRVPMREIQLSPTLTGGNKDAPQYQPNDAVPVYDTSGPYGDPDIAINVLNGLSPLRSAWIADRRDSEPLDERSSAYTKARLADDGLDELRFETQSKPRRAVTGKCVTQLHYARQGIVTPEMEFIAIRENMGRERIRDAILRHQHPGEGFGASLPENITPAFVRDEVAAGRAIIPANINHPESEPMIIGRNFLVKVNANIGNSAVTSSIEEEVEKLVWATRWGADTVMDLSTGRYIHETREWILRNSPVPIGTVPVYQALEKANGIAEDLNWEMFRDTLLEQAEQGVDYFTIHAGVLLRYVPMTAKRLTGIVSRGGSIMAKWCLSHHQENFLYQHFREICEICATYDVSLSLGDGLRPGSIQDANDDAQFAELHTLGELTKIAWEYDVQVMIEGPGHVPMQMIRRNMTEELTHCHEAPFYTLGPLTTDIAPGYDHFTSGIGAAMIGWFGCAMLCYVTPKEHLGLPNKEDVKQGLITYKIAAHAADLAKGHPGAQIRDNAMSKARFEFRWEDQFNLALDPFTARAYHDETLPQESGKVAHFCSMCGPKFCSMKITQEVRDYAAKQAIDAGMEDMSQHFRDRGGEIYLRQEEV, from the coding sequence ATGTCTGCATCTGAAAAAAAATCAGGCCGCCGCGAACAGCGCGCCGCCGCCCAACACTTTATCAATACGCTTGAAGGCACCGCTTTCCCTAACTCCCGACGCATCTATCTGACCGGGTCACGCGAAGATATCCGCGTCCCAATGCGCGAAATCCAGCTAAGCCCGACGCTCACCGGCGGGAACAAAGATGCCCCGCAATATCAGCCAAACGACGCGGTCCCCGTCTACGATACCTCCGGCCCCTATGGCGATCCCGACATCGCCATAAACGTGTTAAACGGGCTATCTCCCCTACGCAGTGCCTGGATTGCCGATAGGCGTGACAGCGAACCGCTGGATGAACGCAGCTCGGCTTATACAAAAGCGCGTCTGGCCGACGACGGCCTGGACGAATTGCGCTTTGAAACTCAGTCAAAACCTCGCCGGGCGGTAACCGGAAAATGCGTCACCCAACTGCATTACGCCCGACAAGGCATTGTCACCCCAGAGATGGAATTCATCGCTATTCGCGAAAATATGGGGCGCGAGCGTATTCGTGATGCCATCCTGCGTCACCAGCATCCAGGCGAAGGGTTTGGTGCCAGCCTGCCAGAAAATATCACGCCGGCGTTTGTCCGCGATGAAGTCGCTGCCGGGCGAGCGATTATTCCCGCCAATATCAACCATCCTGAATCAGAGCCGATGATTATCGGCCGCAATTTTCTGGTGAAGGTCAATGCCAATATCGGCAATTCGGCGGTCACGTCCTCCATTGAAGAAGAAGTGGAGAAGCTGGTGTGGGCCACTCGCTGGGGGGCTGACACGGTGATGGATCTCTCAACCGGCCGCTACATTCACGAAACGCGAGAATGGATCCTGCGCAACAGCCCGGTACCCATCGGCACGGTGCCTGTCTACCAGGCGCTGGAGAAGGCGAACGGTATCGCTGAAGACCTGAACTGGGAAATGTTTCGCGACACGCTGCTGGAGCAGGCAGAGCAAGGCGTGGATTACTTTACCATTCACGCAGGGGTGCTGCTTCGCTATGTCCCGATGACCGCGAAACGCCTGACCGGTATCGTTTCACGGGGTGGGTCGATTATGGCGAAATGGTGCCTGTCCCATCATCAGGAAAACTTCCTGTATCAGCACTTCCGCGAAATCTGCGAAATCTGCGCCACCTATGACGTTTCTCTTTCCCTGGGCGACGGCTTACGCCCGGGCTCCATTCAGGATGCCAACGACGACGCTCAGTTTGCCGAACTGCATACGCTGGGCGAGCTGACCAAAATTGCCTGGGAGTACGACGTCCAGGTGATGATTGAAGGCCCGGGGCATGTGCCGATGCAGATGATTCGCCGCAACATGACAGAGGAACTGACCCATTGCCACGAAGCACCTTTCTATACTCTTGGCCCACTCACAACCGATATCGCGCCGGGCTATGACCATTTCACCTCCGGTATTGGCGCCGCCATGATCGGTTGGTTTGGCTGCGCGATGCTTTGCTACGTCACGCCGAAGGAGCATCTCGGTCTGCCAAACAAAGAAGACGTTAAGCAGGGGCTGATTACCTACAAGATTGCCGCTCATGCCGCGGACCTGGCTAAAGGGCATCCGGGGGCACAAATCCGCGATAACGCGATGTCCAAGGCACGTTTTGAATTTCGCTGGGAAGACCAGTTCAACCTGGCGCTCGACCCCTTCACCGCTCGCGCTTACCACGATGAAACGTTGCCGCAGGAATCCGGCAAAGTCGCGCATTTCTGCTCCATGTGCGGCCCTAAGTTTTGCTCTATGAAAATCACACAAGAAGTGCGCGACTACGCCGCAAAACAGGCGATAGATGCAGGCATGGAGGATATGTCTCAGCACTTCCGCGACCGGGGCGGTGAAATTTATCTCAGACAGGAGGAAGTATAA
- a CDS encoding transcriptional regulator HdfR (Negatively regulates the transcription of the flagellar master operon flhDC by binding to the upstream region of the operon) — MDTELLKTFLEVSRTRHFGRAAEALYLTQSAVSFRIRQLENQLGVNLFTRHRNNIRLTTAGERLLPYAENLMNTWLAAKKEVSHTSQHNQLTLGASASLWECMLSEWLIALYQQHNGLQFEARIAQRQSLVKQLHERQLDLLLTTEAPKMDEFSSQLLGYFSMGLYGPTAESRKASLNYLRIEWGADFHQHEAELIGSDDIPVLTTSSAKVACKLIPELNGCTFLPIEWAKEQPGIWPVPESTTLSRPLYAVWLQNTDKHSIIKELLKTPLTAQ; from the coding sequence GTGGACACCGAATTACTTAAAACCTTCCTGGAAGTTAGCAGAACACGGCATTTTGGTCGTGCTGCAGAAGCACTTTATTTGACGCAGTCTGCGGTCAGCTTCCGCATCCGACAGCTCGAAAATCAGCTTGGCGTAAACCTTTTTACCCGCCACCGCAATAACATACGGCTGACAACTGCCGGAGAGCGCCTGTTGCCCTACGCAGAAAACCTGATGAATACGTGGTTAGCGGCGAAAAAAGAGGTATCGCACACTTCCCAGCACAATCAGTTAACGCTTGGCGCCAGCGCTTCACTTTGGGAATGCATGCTTTCTGAATGGCTAATTGCGCTTTATCAACAGCATAACGGCCTGCAATTCGAAGCACGAATTGCACAACGCCAGTCACTCGTGAAACAGCTTCATGAGCGTCAGTTGGACTTACTACTCACAACTGAAGCGCCCAAAATGGATGAGTTCTCCAGCCAGTTGCTCGGTTACTTCAGCATGGGGCTTTATGGCCCTACCGCAGAAAGTCGTAAAGCTTCACTCAACTATTTACGCATCGAGTGGGGCGCAGATTTTCACCAACATGAAGCCGAGCTTATTGGAAGTGATGATATTCCGGTGTTGACCACCAGTTCAGCAAAAGTAGCCTGCAAGCTTATACCTGAACTGAACGGTTGTACCTTCCTGCCGATTGAATGGGCAAAAGAGCAGCCAGGGATCTGGCCTGTCCCTGAAAGCACAACCCTGTCCAGACCGTTGTATGCCGTTTGGCTACAAAACACGGACAAACACAGCATTATTAAAGAATTATTGAAAACACCATTAACAGCGCAGTAA
- the nudC gene encoding NADH pyrophosphatase (can catalyze hydrolysis of broad range of dinucleotide pyrophosphates but prefers reduced form of NADH; requires divalent metal ions such as magnesium and manganese and produces two mononucleoside 5'-phosphates) — protein MERVIQNLDHGWWIVSHEQKIWLPQGDLPHGSAAEFQLVGSRALDIGEWEGEPVWLIRENRHSDMGSLRQLLDRDVGLFQLAGRGVQLAEFYRSHKYCGYCGHEMHFSKSEWAMLCGHCRERYYPQIAPCIIVAIRKDDHILLAQHTRHRNGVYTVLAGFVEVGETLEQAVAREVMEESSIQVKNLRYVTSQPWPFPQSLMTAFMADYHSGEINIDPKELLDAGWYRYDQLPLLPPPGTVARRLIEDTVALCRADYE, from the coding sequence ATGGAACGTGTTATTCAAAACTTAGATCATGGTTGGTGGATAGTCAGCCATGAGCAAAAAATATGGTTGCCACAGGGTGACTTACCTCACGGTAGCGCGGCAGAATTTCAGCTTGTGGGCAGCCGTGCCCTGGATATCGGTGAGTGGGAAGGTGAACCCGTCTGGCTGATTAGAGAAAACCGCCACTCGGACATGGGCTCACTGCGCCAGCTCCTGGATCGCGATGTTGGCCTGTTCCAGCTGGCTGGGCGCGGCGTTCAACTGGCCGAGTTTTATCGCTCGCATAAGTATTGCGGTTACTGCGGCCATGAAATGCACTTCAGCAAAAGCGAATGGGCGATGCTCTGCGGGCACTGCCGGGAACGCTATTACCCGCAAATCGCCCCCTGCATTATCGTCGCCATTCGCAAGGACGATCATATCCTGCTGGCTCAGCACACTCGCCACCGCAACGGCGTTTATACCGTGCTGGCCGGATTTGTCGAAGTAGGTGAAACGCTGGAGCAGGCGGTGGCTCGTGAAGTAATGGAAGAGAGCAGCATTCAGGTGAAAAACCTGCGCTACGTGACTTCTCAGCCCTGGCCGTTCCCACAGTCGCTGATGACCGCATTTATGGCGGATTATCACAGCGGTGAAATCAACATTGACCCGAAAGAGCTGCTGGATGCGGGCTGGTATCGCTATGACCAACTGCCACTTCTGCCTCCGCCAGGCACCGTGGCGCGCCGCTTAATTGAAGATACCGTCGCCCTGTGTCGCGCGGACTATGAGTGA
- a CDS encoding endonuclease V (Selectively cleaves double-stranded DNA at the second phosphodiester bond 3' to a deoxyinosine leaving behind the intact lesion on the nicked DNA; cleaves DNA containing urea residues, AP sites, base mismatches, insertion/deletion mismatches, flaps, and pseudo-Y structures): MELAILREQQLDLASKVIREDRLDQDPPRLIAGADVGFEQGGDVTRAAIVLLSYPSLELVEYQVARIATTMPYIPGFLSFREYPALLEAWGMLSRKPDLVFVDGHGISHPRRLGVASHFGLLVDVPTIGVAKKRLCGKFEALDDEPGARAALMDKDEQLAWVWRSKKRCNPLFVSTGHRVSLDGALTWVERCMAGYRLPEPTRWADAVASGRPAFKRLQAIGR, from the coding sequence ATGGAGCTCGCCATACTACGGGAGCAGCAGCTGGATCTGGCCTCAAAGGTGATCCGCGAAGATCGCCTTGACCAGGATCCGCCGCGGTTGATCGCCGGGGCCGATGTCGGCTTTGAACAGGGTGGGGATGTCACCCGCGCGGCCATCGTTTTGTTGAGCTACCCCTCTCTTGAGTTGGTTGAATATCAGGTGGCAAGAATTGCCACCACCATGCCCTATATCCCCGGTTTTTTATCCTTTCGAGAATATCCCGCGCTGCTTGAGGCGTGGGGCATGCTTTCCCGGAAACCCGATCTGGTGTTTGTGGACGGGCACGGCATCTCTCATCCCCGCCGCTTAGGTGTTGCCAGCCATTTTGGCCTGCTGGTGGACGTACCAACCATCGGCGTGGCGAAAAAGCGGCTGTGCGGGAAGTTTGAGGCACTGGACGACGAGCCCGGCGCCCGTGCAGCGTTAATGGATAAAGATGAACAACTTGCCTGGGTCTGGCGCAGTAAAAAACGCTGCAATCCCTTGTTTGTTTCTACCGGGCACCGCGTAAGCCTCGACGGCGCGTTAACCTGGGTTGAGCGCTGCATGGCCGGCTATCGCCTGCCGGAGCCGACCCGCTGGGCCGATGCCGTTGCCTCCGGACGCCCCGCTTTTAAGCGCCTGCAAGCAATCGGCAGGTGA
- a CDS encoding DNA-binding protein: protein MNKTQLIDVIADKADLSKAQAKAALESTLAAITESLKEGDAVQLVGFGTFKVNHRAERTGRNPQTGKEIKIAAANVPAFVSGKALKDAVK, encoded by the coding sequence ATGAACAAGACTCAACTGATTGATGTAATTGCTGACAAGGCTGACCTGTCTAAAGCACAGGCTAAAGCTGCTCTGGAATCCACTCTGGCTGCAATTACTGAGTCTCTGAAAGAAGGTGATGCTGTACAACTGGTTGGTTTCGGTACCTTCAAAGTGAACCACCGTGCTGAGCGCACTGGCCGCAACCCGCAGACCGGTAAAGAAATCAAAATTGCTGCTGCTAACGTGCCGGCATTTGTTTCTGGTAAAGCACTGAAAGACGCGGTTAAGTAA